In Picosynechococcus sp. PCC 7002, the following are encoded in one genomic region:
- a CDS encoding DUF790 family protein, with protein sequence MLPTDLLMHRRQGESLIPKYLAPNKQAIALAETLIDCFQRCQGEQKKVLQAELQEIEGDSTDFKVQRGLAHLLKNHFSTFEIVSPLEPQMLREKVFAQAAATMPIPEQQFKILEAIATELNKAPDQSVTPAAVATGLYADLPENHILTEFSAPTPQTLIDRYNLSQVQGIFYKASQLIIHAHRNDPGEYKLLFRYLKLFQLMTYIEGDADTGFTITIDGPTSLFKASTRYGLAIAKMLPALLHVSKWQLEAHLQYKDTYSNTMRQGQFSLDDSCNLVSHYPPGKPYDSMLEESFVKGWQKLKTEWQLEREVDLIPLPGSVMIPDFRLVHPDGQEYLLEIVGYWRPEYLQKKFAQIRRAEQPNLIIAISDRLNLQKAGVKFDDLPNPIIWFKNKLPAKNILQIIA encoded by the coding sequence ATGCTGCCCACGGATTTACTCATGCACCGTCGCCAGGGGGAGAGCCTCATCCCGAAATATTTAGCTCCCAACAAGCAGGCGATCGCCTTAGCTGAAACTTTAATTGACTGTTTTCAACGGTGTCAGGGGGAACAGAAAAAAGTCCTCCAGGCGGAACTCCAGGAAATCGAAGGAGATAGCACCGATTTTAAAGTGCAGCGGGGTTTAGCCCACCTGTTGAAAAATCATTTCAGCACCTTTGAAATTGTCAGTCCCCTCGAACCCCAGATGTTGCGGGAAAAGGTGTTTGCCCAGGCCGCTGCAACGATGCCAATTCCCGAACAACAATTCAAAATCCTGGAGGCGATCGCCACCGAATTAAACAAAGCCCCGGATCAATCCGTCACCCCCGCAGCCGTTGCCACGGGTCTCTATGCCGATTTACCCGAAAATCACATTCTCACGGAGTTTTCGGCTCCCACTCCCCAAACGTTAATCGACCGCTATAACCTTTCCCAAGTCCAGGGCATTTTTTACAAAGCGAGCCAGCTCATCATCCATGCCCACCGCAATGACCCAGGGGAATACAAACTGCTATTCCGCTACCTGAAGCTTTTTCAACTGATGACCTACATCGAAGGCGATGCGGACACGGGCTTTACGATCACCATCGATGGCCCCACCAGTTTATTTAAGGCCAGTACCCGCTATGGCTTGGCGATCGCCAAAATGCTTCCGGCCCTGCTCCATGTGAGCAAATGGCAACTAGAGGCCCACCTGCAATACAAAGACACCTACAGCAACACCATGCGCCAGGGACAATTTAGCCTTGATGACAGTTGTAATCTCGTTAGCCACTATCCTCCCGGTAAACCCTATGACAGCATGCTCGAAGAATCTTTTGTGAAAGGCTGGCAAAAGCTGAAAACCGAATGGCAACTTGAACGGGAAGTTGATTTGATTCCGTTGCCGGGGAGTGTAATGATTCCCGATTTTCGTCTGGTGCATCCCGATGGCCAGGAATATCTTTTAGAAATTGTCGGTTATTGGCGACCGGAATATCTTCAGAAAAAATTCGCTCAGATTCGTCGCGCTGAACAACCTAATCTAATCATTGCCATTTCAGACCGTCTCAATCTTCAAAAAGCGGGCGTAAAATTCGACGATTTACCGAACCCAATTATTTGGTTTAAAAACAAACTGCCAGCTAAAAATATTTTGCAAATTATCGCATAA
- a CDS encoding tetratricopeptide repeat protein: MEDLLTVARTTYRPLECRPDSYRGWYQQGQLCWLEGNVDEALLCYHRALEYYPNDYWAWYHLAIAHEKLGHVDEAITAYQRACAIGPENYWSWYDQGCLYMEVLQVYTQAIACFEKALAAQPNDYWAIYRQGECWRLLGRQDRAVTAYDRALEFRPGDYWCWYRRGDALQAWGKPEAALASYDQALNAKPNDFWAWYQRGNTLASLGNYPAAIAAFTQALIDAPDDAETWYAQARCLAQIGDGQGAFRSLEKAIALDPLTYFPQAETAPCFTPLRSLASWENLQQLAQPTQA; the protein is encoded by the coding sequence ATGGAAGACTTACTCACCGTAGCCCGCACAACCTATCGCCCCCTAGAATGCCGTCCCGACAGTTATAGAGGTTGGTATCAGCAGGGACAACTCTGCTGGCTCGAAGGCAATGTCGATGAAGCGTTGCTCTGCTACCATCGCGCCCTGGAATATTATCCCAATGACTATTGGGCCTGGTATCATCTGGCGATCGCCCATGAAAAATTAGGCCATGTGGATGAGGCGATCACCGCCTACCAACGGGCCTGTGCCATTGGCCCAGAAAACTATTGGTCTTGGTATGACCAGGGTTGCCTCTACATGGAAGTCCTCCAGGTTTACACCCAGGCGATCGCCTGTTTTGAAAAAGCCCTCGCCGCCCAACCCAACGACTATTGGGCGATTTATCGTCAAGGGGAATGTTGGCGACTCCTGGGCCGTCAGGATCGTGCTGTGACTGCCTATGACCGTGCCCTCGAATTTCGCCCTGGAGATTATTGGTGTTGGTATCGTCGAGGCGATGCCCTCCAAGCTTGGGGAAAACCAGAAGCGGCCCTGGCCAGCTACGACCAAGCCCTCAACGCAAAACCCAATGATTTTTGGGCCTGGTACCAACGGGGAAACACCCTCGCAAGTTTGGGGAATTACCCAGCGGCGATCGCCGCCTTTACCCAAGCCCTAATTGATGCCCCCGACGATGCAGAAACTTGGTATGCCCAAGCCCGTTGTTTGGCCCAGATCGGTGATGGCCAAGGGGCTTTTCGGAGTTTAGAAAAGGCGATCGCCCTCGACCCGCTGACCTATTTCCCCCAAGCAGAAACGGCTCCCTGTTTTACACCGCTACGCTCCTTAGCTTCTTGGGAAAATCTCCAACAGTTAGCTCAGCCCACCCAAGCCTAG
- a CDS encoding ribonuclease HII — protein sequence MVLLAGVDEVGRGCLFGPVVAAVVVVNTIQEQALGELGVTDSKKLSAKRRETLVPQIQALVTDWAIASASVAEIDQLNILQATFLAMTRAVEKLQIKPTEIFVDGRQTIPKLNYPQQAIIQGDSKVKAIAAASILAKVQRDQDIIQLAEHYPEYDLANNKGYGTQKHRQAIWQYGLTPHHRQSFKIQPPPQQLELLPEQK from the coding sequence ATGGTTTTACTGGCGGGCGTTGATGAAGTGGGCCGGGGCTGTTTGTTTGGGCCGGTGGTGGCCGCGGTGGTGGTGGTTAATACAATCCAAGAACAAGCCCTGGGGGAGCTGGGTGTTACTGATAGTAAAAAGCTGTCGGCCAAACGGCGAGAAACCCTCGTACCCCAAATTCAGGCTCTGGTAACGGACTGGGCGATCGCCTCGGCGTCGGTGGCCGAAATTGACCAGCTTAATATTTTGCAGGCGACGTTTCTCGCGATGACCCGTGCTGTTGAAAAATTACAGATTAAACCCACGGAAATTTTTGTTGATGGCCGCCAAACTATTCCTAAACTGAATTACCCCCAACAGGCGATTATTCAAGGGGACAGCAAAGTAAAGGCGATCGCTGCCGCCAGTATCCTCGCTAAAGTGCAACGGGATCAAGACATTATTCAATTGGCAGAGCATTATCCTGAATATGATTTAGCCAATAACAAAGGCTATGGCACCCAAAAACATCGCCAAGCCATTTGGCAATACGGACTGACGCCCCACCACCGCCAAAGTTTTAAAATTCAGCCGCCGCCTCAACAGCTCGAACTCTTGCCGGAGCAGAAATAA
- the scpB gene encoding SMC-Scp complex subunit ScpB, which produces MKLATTLEAILYIKAQPLSLEELADTAGQPRHLVADALLELMDDYAHRDSALEVVETPTGFSLQLRESFQALVTNLIPTELSIGAQRTLAAIALKSPILQTELIELRGSGAYQHIQDLLAQGFIKRRRQQEGRSYWLEVSAKFHQYFEFDAEDLGLSPNLPETP; this is translated from the coding sequence ATGAAGCTTGCGACGACCCTAGAGGCAATTCTCTACATCAAAGCCCAACCCCTGAGCCTGGAAGAATTGGCCGATACCGCTGGACAACCCCGGCACCTGGTGGCCGATGCTCTTTTGGAATTGATGGATGATTATGCCCACCGGGACAGCGCCCTTGAAGTGGTAGAAACCCCCACCGGATTTAGCCTGCAACTGCGGGAAAGCTTTCAAGCCCTCGTGACGAATCTTATCCCCACAGAGTTAAGCATTGGTGCCCAAAGAACCCTGGCGGCGATCGCCTTAAAATCACCAATTCTACAAACGGAACTGATCGAATTGCGGGGTAGTGGTGCCTACCAACATATCCAGGATCTTTTGGCCCAGGGCTTTATTAAACGGCGACGGCAGCAAGAGGGGCGCTCCTATTGGCTCGAAGTGAGCGCGAAATTTCACCAATACTTTGAATTTGATGCTGAGGATCTAGGGCTATCCCCCAACCTTCCAGAAACCCCTTAA
- a CDS encoding glycosyltransferase family 4 protein, translating to MRIALFTETFLPKVDGIVTRLRHTVDHLQRSGDQVMVFCPDGGLREHKGAVVYGVKGNPLPLYPELKMAFPGPSVGRALEEFQPDLIHVVNPAILGLGGIFFAKKLHIPLIASYHTHLPQYLQHYGLGALEGLLWELLKAAHNQAELNLCTSTAMVEELHSHGIKNLDLWQRGVDTEMFQPSLKSEKMRDRLSQGHPEAPLLLYVGRVSAEKQIDQIKPVLEAIPGSRLAIVGDGPYRAELEAHFAGTNTHFVGYLQGLELASAFASADAFVFPSRTETLGLVLLEAMAAGCPVVAANSGGIPDIVTDGENGYMFDPQDPDGAVKATQKLLAMDATQREMLRVQARQEAEKWGWAAATAQLQSYYQQILEKSKPLSLAA from the coding sequence ATGCGTATAGCTCTGTTTACCGAAACCTTTTTGCCGAAAGTCGATGGGATTGTCACCAGACTGCGCCACACCGTAGATCATCTCCAACGCAGCGGAGATCAAGTAATGGTATTTTGTCCCGACGGTGGCCTGCGGGAACACAAAGGAGCCGTGGTCTACGGCGTTAAAGGCAATCCTCTGCCCTTATATCCCGAACTAAAAATGGCATTTCCTGGGCCTTCGGTGGGCCGTGCCCTAGAGGAATTTCAGCCGGATCTCATTCATGTGGTCAACCCCGCAATCCTTGGCTTGGGAGGGATTTTCTTCGCGAAAAAACTCCACATTCCCCTGATCGCCTCCTACCATACCCACCTGCCCCAATATCTCCAGCATTACGGCCTCGGTGCCCTCGAAGGCTTGCTCTGGGAACTCCTCAAAGCGGCCCATAACCAAGCGGAATTAAACCTCTGTACCTCTACGGCAATGGTCGAAGAACTCCACAGCCATGGCATTAAAAACCTGGATCTGTGGCAGCGGGGCGTAGATACAGAGATGTTCCAGCCCAGTTTAAAGTCTGAGAAGATGCGCGATCGCCTTTCCCAGGGACATCCAGAAGCGCCTTTGTTACTTTATGTGGGTCGAGTCTCCGCAGAAAAACAAATTGATCAAATTAAACCCGTCCTCGAAGCGATTCCTGGATCACGCTTGGCGATTGTTGGCGATGGCCCCTACCGCGCTGAACTAGAAGCCCATTTTGCGGGCACCAATACCCACTTTGTCGGTTATCTCCAGGGTTTAGAACTGGCGTCTGCTTTTGCTTCTGCTGATGCTTTTGTGTTCCCGTCTCGCACAGAAACCCTTGGCTTAGTCCTCCTCGAAGCGATGGCGGCGGGTTGTCCGGTGGTGGCAGCTAATTCCGGTGGCATTCCTGATATCGTTACCGATGGCGAAAATGGTTATATGTTTGACCCCCAAGATCCTGACGGAGCCGTAAAAGCAACCCAAAAACTCCTCGCGATGGATGCAACCCAGCGGGAAATGCTCCGGGTACAAGCCCGCCAGGAAGCGGAAAAATGGGGTTGGGCAGCGGCAACGGCACAATTACAGAGTTACTACCAGCAAATTTTGGAAAAAAGTAAGCCCCTTTCCCTAGCTGCCTAG
- the chlP gene encoding geranylgeranyl reductase yields MVLRVAVVGGGPAGSSAAEILAKAGIETYIFERKLDNAKPCGGAIPLCMVDEFDLPPEIIDRRVRKMKMISPSNIEVNIGQTLKDDEYIGMCRREVMDSFMRNRAADLGATLINGTVFKLEIPNNNTDPYVLHYSDHSNGEVKGEMKTLKVDLVVGADGANSRVAKAIDAGDYNYAIAFQERIRLPEDKMAYYEELAEMYVGDDVSPDFYAWVFPKYDHVAVGTGTMKVNQAKIKQLQAGIRARAAKRLEGGEIIKVEAHPIPEHPRPRRVVGRVALVGDAAGTVTKSSGEGIYFAAKSARMCAEVIVEASNNGQRVPTEADLKQYLKRWDKQYGATYLVLDILQRVFYRSDATREAFVEMCADIDVQKLTFDSYLYKTVVPANPLKQMKITAKTIGSLLRGNALAP; encoded by the coding sequence TTGGTACTACGGGTCGCTGTTGTGGGAGGAGGGCCAGCCGGTTCTTCCGCCGCCGAAATCTTAGCTAAAGCTGGCATCGAAACCTACATTTTCGAGCGCAAACTGGACAATGCCAAACCCTGCGGTGGGGCGATTCCCCTCTGTATGGTTGACGAATTTGACTTACCCCCGGAGATCATCGACCGTCGTGTGCGGAAAATGAAGATGATTTCCCCTTCCAATATCGAAGTCAACATTGGTCAAACCCTCAAGGACGATGAATACATCGGGATGTGCCGCCGCGAAGTGATGGATAGCTTCATGCGCAACCGAGCCGCTGACCTCGGCGCAACGCTGATCAACGGTACCGTTTTCAAACTTGAGATCCCCAACAACAATACCGATCCCTACGTCCTCCACTACTCCGACCACTCCAACGGCGAAGTGAAAGGGGAAATGAAAACCCTGAAGGTGGATTTGGTTGTCGGTGCTGATGGAGCCAACTCCCGTGTGGCCAAAGCCATCGATGCTGGTGATTATAACTATGCGATCGCCTTCCAAGAGCGGATTCGTCTTCCCGAAGACAAAATGGCCTACTACGAAGAACTGGCCGAAATGTATGTCGGTGACGATGTATCCCCTGACTTCTACGCTTGGGTCTTCCCGAAATATGACCACGTGGCTGTTGGGACTGGCACCATGAAAGTCAACCAAGCCAAAATCAAGCAATTACAAGCTGGCATCCGGGCCCGCGCGGCGAAACGCCTCGAAGGTGGCGAAATCATCAAAGTAGAAGCCCACCCCATTCCCGAACACCCCAGACCCCGGCGCGTTGTTGGTCGTGTCGCCCTCGTTGGTGATGCAGCCGGTACTGTAACCAAGTCCTCTGGTGAAGGCATTTACTTTGCGGCCAAATCAGCGCGGATGTGTGCCGAGGTGATCGTCGAAGCTTCTAACAACGGTCAGCGCGTTCCCACCGAAGCCGATCTCAAGCAATACCTGAAGCGTTGGGATAAGCAGTACGGTGCGACTTACCTCGTCCTGGACATTCTCCAGCGGGTTTTCTACCGTTCCGATGCCACCCGCGAAGCCTTTGTGGAAATGTGTGCTGACATCGATGTGCAGAAGCTCACCTTTGACAGCTACCTGTACAAGACCGTTGTTCCTGCTAATCCTCTCAAGCAGATGAAGATTACCGCGAAAACCATTGGTAGTCTGCTGCGGGGTAATGCGTTAGCACCCTAG
- a CDS encoding sensor domain-containing diguanylate cyclase yields the protein MNYRQRLTIFYGFALLFVGGLVSALVGQQAIVSNKTAAAEHLGDINRQFASLLDLRMWARLNEVKTLAVIPVFGDRQRDPEARRLLEQAQEFVPMFTWIGFLDPQGTVSIATDRILEGQSIASRPVFQEGRQGEFIGDVHDAVLLANKFPLLPNGEPIQFVDIAIPVESIDGVFQGVLAAHLSWEWADNTQSTLMEPIAGERQKELFIISAEGNKLLGPEEWSDGTLMGFLPLEELAPGESRSLVLRWPGGTRYLTDIRRTQGYQNYPGLGWFTVARQPEAIALAPARSLARNIWVYSLLIGSLSIVGIWYLSGWLSRPLRRLSRMSQQAWSTPETPISSRYRAPDEIQTVEQTIRHLQYEGEQQKKARQLAEQASRRDPLTGLTNREGLRLFLADYPEGAIPNDQALAVLALDLDGFKQVNDHHGHGVGDELLKAVANRLRMELRVGQAGVRLGGDEFLLLLPLPMAQAENIARIIAQKVLFALTQPFELSHHTVEIGTSIGLAIWPIDHEDVLLVLDFADKALYQAKQAGKRRYIRWKPCELPRRKQRGFLPKE from the coding sequence ATGAATTATCGGCAACGTCTCACTATTTTCTATGGATTTGCCCTATTGTTTGTGGGGGGGCTAGTGAGTGCCCTGGTGGGTCAGCAGGCGATTGTCAGCAATAAAACCGCCGCCGCCGAACATCTAGGGGACATTAATCGTCAGTTTGCGAGTCTGCTAGATCTGCGGATGTGGGCAAGGCTCAATGAAGTCAAAACCCTCGCGGTGATTCCTGTATTTGGCGATCGCCAACGGGATCCTGAAGCCAGACGGCTCTTGGAACAAGCCCAAGAATTCGTACCCATGTTTACCTGGATCGGCTTTCTCGATCCCCAGGGAACCGTCAGCATTGCCACCGACCGAATCCTCGAAGGCCAGTCCATTGCCAGCCGCCCAGTTTTTCAGGAGGGCCGCCAAGGAGAATTTATCGGGGATGTCCATGACGCAGTGTTATTGGCCAATAAATTTCCCCTGCTTCCCAACGGAGAACCAATTCAATTTGTCGATATTGCAATACCAGTCGAGAGCATTGATGGGGTGTTCCAGGGAGTCCTCGCCGCCCACTTAAGCTGGGAATGGGCCGATAATACCCAGTCAACTTTAATGGAGCCCATTGCTGGGGAAAGGCAAAAAGAACTCTTCATCATTTCTGCTGAGGGAAATAAACTGCTTGGCCCAGAGGAATGGAGTGATGGAACATTGATGGGTTTTTTGCCCCTTGAGGAGCTCGCCCCAGGTGAATCCCGTTCCCTCGTGTTGCGTTGGCCCGGCGGCACCCGTTATTTAACGGATATTCGTCGCACCCAAGGTTATCAAAATTACCCTGGTTTAGGCTGGTTTACGGTAGCCAGACAACCAGAGGCGATCGCCCTCGCCCCGGCCCGCAGCTTAGCCCGCAATATCTGGGTTTATTCCTTGCTGATTGGTAGTTTATCCATTGTGGGGATTTGGTATTTATCCGGTTGGCTGAGTCGTCCTTTGCGCCGTCTGAGTCGCATGAGCCAGCAGGCATGGTCTACACCAGAAACGCCTATTTCTTCTCGGTATCGTGCCCCAGATGAGATCCAGACCGTAGAGCAAACCATCCGCCACCTCCAGTACGAAGGCGAACAACAAAAAAAAGCCCGGCAGTTGGCAGAACAAGCCTCCCGCCGTGACCCCCTCACAGGTCTTACCAATCGTGAAGGTTTACGGTTGTTTCTCGCGGATTATCCAGAAGGGGCGATTCCCAATGATCAAGCCCTGGCAGTGCTGGCCCTCGATCTTGATGGGTTTAAGCAGGTCAATGATCACCACGGCCACGGCGTGGGGGATGAGCTTTTAAAAGCGGTGGCCAATCGGTTGCGTATGGAATTGCGGGTTGGCCAAGCCGGAGTTCGACTTGGGGGCGATGAGTTTTTATTGTTATTGCCTCTGCCCATGGCGCAAGCTGAAAATATTGCGAGGATCATTGCCCAAAAAGTTTTATTCGCCCTGACCCAGCCCTTTGAACTGAGTCACCATACCGTCGAAATTGGCACGAGCATCGGTTTAGCAATCTGGCCCATTGACCATGAAGATGTGTTGCTGGTTTTAGACTTCGCGGATAAAGCCCTTTATCAAGCTAAACAAGCTGGCAAGCGCCGCTACATCCGTTGGAAGCCGTGTGAACTACCCCGCCGCAAGCAGCGAGGCTTCCTACCCAAAGAATAG
- the cutA gene encoding divalent-cation tolerance protein CutA, whose amino-acid sequence MQYLMAVTTVSSRQEAQAIAKQIMDLRLAACIHISEVESFYYWEGQLQQEPEFRLLLKTTAAQYAALETAIKANHPYELPAIYAIALDQVETAYGHWIDANVTSEHA is encoded by the coding sequence ATGCAATATCTCATGGCCGTTACCACCGTCAGCAGTCGCCAGGAAGCCCAGGCGATCGCCAAACAAATTATGGATCTCCGTCTCGCGGCTTGTATCCACATTAGTGAAGTTGAAAGCTTTTATTATTGGGAAGGTCAGCTACAGCAGGAACCAGAATTTCGACTCCTCCTTAAGACCACTGCGGCCCAATATGCTGCCTTGGAAACCGCGATCAAAGCCAACCACCCCTATGAACTGCCCGCCATCTATGCGATCGCCCTTGATCAGGTAGAAACCGCCTATGGCCATTGGATCGATGCCAATGTCACCTCCGAGCATGCCTAA
- a CDS encoding phosphatidate cytidylyltransferase codes for MSLSRIISGVVAIALALTLIVLGGWYFTLGMGILVFLGQQEYFRMVRAKGLAPAVKTTLVVSQLLLVIATLSPSLADALFPLAGTFICFYLLFQPKMATIADLSTSILGLFYGGYMPSYWVRLRMGSLAETEAVSNLPFYGYLPASWGEWFNLPQALKLTFVVMVCIWAADIGAYFMGKWLGKTKLSAISPKKTVEGAVFGALGTIFVAIAGAWYLDWSWWPITGTLLGLLISVTTLLGDLTESIMKRDAGFKDSGQLIPGHGGILDRTDSYVFTAPVVYLFVTIVLPIFGS; via the coding sequence ATGTCTTTGTCGCGAATCATTAGTGGTGTAGTGGCGATCGCCCTGGCCTTGACCCTCATTGTCTTGGGGGGATGGTACTTTACCTTGGGAATGGGCATCCTCGTCTTTCTCGGCCAACAAGAATACTTCCGGATGGTTCGGGCAAAGGGATTAGCACCAGCGGTAAAAACCACCCTAGTCGTGTCTCAATTGTTGCTTGTGATTGCGACCTTGAGTCCGAGCCTTGCTGACGCCCTCTTTCCCCTCGCCGGGACGTTTATCTGCTTTTATCTTCTATTCCAGCCCAAAATGGCAACTATTGCCGATCTCTCCACCTCAATTTTGGGACTCTTTTACGGCGGTTATATGCCCAGCTACTGGGTACGACTGAGGATGGGCAGCCTCGCAGAAACGGAAGCCGTGAGTAACTTACCCTTCTATGGCTATCTTCCGGCTTCCTGGGGAGAGTGGTTTAATTTGCCCCAGGCCCTCAAGTTGACCTTTGTCGTGATGGTTTGTATTTGGGCCGCCGACATTGGGGCTTACTTCATGGGCAAATGGCTAGGGAAAACGAAGCTCTCGGCCATTAGCCCCAAAAAGACCGTCGAAGGGGCTGTATTTGGAGCCTTAGGGACTATCTTCGTGGCGATCGCCGGGGCTTGGTATCTCGATTGGTCATGGTGGCCCATCACGGGAACACTTTTGGGGCTGCTCATCAGCGTCACCACCCTACTCGGAGACCTAACCGAATCAATCATGAAACGGGATGCGGGCTTTAAGGATTCTGGACAGTTGATTCCGGGCCACGGCGGAATCCTCGACCGCACTGATAGCTATGTTTTTACTGCGCCAGTCGTTTATCTATTTGTGACCATTGTCCTGCCGATCTTCGGCTCCTAA
- a CDS encoding DUF1815 family protein: MFIRLAQQHRDFVKDLVMSLQALAIALENRGYLASCYTCGTELNSASFMVSLGENHLIRFLVSDYGITWTEMRDERELMKLEGAEAISQLQELANMIKYERELPKEFSYQRPESDSLVTL, encoded by the coding sequence GTGTTTATTCGACTGGCTCAACAACATCGTGATTTCGTAAAAGACCTCGTCATGAGTCTACAGGCCCTGGCGATCGCCCTTGAGAACCGTGGTTACCTCGCGTCCTGCTATACCTGCGGCACCGAACTCAATAGCGCTTCCTTTATGGTGAGTCTAGGCGAAAATCATCTCATTCGTTTTCTCGTTTCCGATTACGGCATCACCTGGACAGAAATGCGTGATGAGCGGGAGCTGATGAAGCTAGAAGGCGCAGAAGCGATCAGCCAACTCCAGGAGCTCGCCAACATGATCAAGTACGAGCGGGAACTGCCCAAAGAGTTTTCTTACCAGCGTCCTGAATCTGACTCTTTGGTCACCCTCTAG
- a CDS encoding ABA4-like family protein, whose translation MVIAPQWQGTQKLMDSLVPFGILAVVYVGLFALSLDPDQAAIWSNPTLGDLAALFSLPPVMATGWTHFLVMDLFVGRWIYQQGLEKGIFTRHSLALCLFAGPAGLLSHIVTAGITGIWRNQSKVAATDAPES comes from the coding sequence ATGGTCATTGCCCCCCAATGGCAAGGCACCCAAAAACTCATGGATTCCCTGGTGCCCTTTGGGATTCTGGCCGTTGTATATGTCGGTTTGTTTGCCCTTTCCCTCGATCCAGACCAAGCTGCAATCTGGTCAAATCCCACCTTGGGTGATTTAGCGGCTTTATTTTCGTTACCGCCGGTGATGGCCACTGGCTGGACGCATTTTCTCGTGATGGATTTGTTTGTCGGGCGCTGGATTTATCAACAGGGGTTAGAAAAAGGCATTTTCACCCGCCATTCCCTCGCCCTATGTCTTTTTGCAGGGCCGGCTGGGTTGTTGTCTCATATTGTGACGGCTGGGATCACTGGTATTTGGCGAAACCAAAGTAAGGTTGCGGCGACCGATGCCCCAGAATCTTAA
- a CDS encoding type II toxin-antitoxin system VapC family toxin, whose amino-acid sequence MKVLVDTNIILDFLLQREPFFQDAELLFQAIDVGEIVGYVTATTLTDIFYISRRHTRNVEQARQAVSEILTAMMICPVDRDVLESAFNSDLADFEDAVQIFSAVNQGLEAIVTRDSQGFLNSPIPVLSIQELLQQVRQQNGS is encoded by the coding sequence GTGAAAGTCTTAGTTGATACCAATATTATTTTAGATTTTTTACTGCAACGAGAGCCATTTTTCCAGGATGCAGAACTGCTGTTTCAGGCAATTGATGTAGGTGAGATTGTTGGCTATGTCACAGCAACAACACTAACAGACATTTTTTATATCTCACGCAGACATACTCGTAATGTTGAGCAAGCGCGGCAAGCAGTCTCAGAAATACTGACTGCCATGATGATTTGTCCAGTTGATCGAGACGTTCTGGAATCAGCTTTTAATTCTGACTTGGCTGATTTTGAAGACGCTGTTCAAATCTTTAGCGCCGTCAACCAAGGATTAGAAGCAATTGTGACCCGTGACTCTCAAGGTTTTTTGAATTCACCCATACCCGTTTTATCCATTCAAGAGTTGTTGCAGCAAGTCAGGCAGCAAAATGGTAGTTAG